The following coding sequences are from one Halorubrum sp. BOL3-1 window:
- a CDS encoding Gfo/Idh/MocA family protein: MIQIGIVGCGVIGNRLAGAIDDHDRYELAAACDLDADRAASLAADYGTERTATTTDHETLVGTDGLDAVYVGVPPLAHREVVADALAADRHVICEKPIAADAETGRELVDLAAETDRVTAVNLPFRYTPGFVRLRELVAAGAVGDPRRVELRFRFPEWPREWQDVAWLESREQGGPLREVGTHFLFGVQELFGPVESVSADVGYSGPNAYEDDVVGTFRADGVRGTIDLLCDHEGDEENVITVVGDEASLSLTEWYRLVRNRGREDETTLVDERGDTVSDLLTEFADAADGDGGDLVSFAEATRVQEVLDAIHASEGDRVRPGADGDGT, translated from the coding sequence GTGATCCAGATCGGTATCGTCGGCTGCGGCGTGATCGGAAACCGCCTCGCCGGCGCGATAGACGACCACGACCGGTACGAACTCGCGGCCGCCTGCGACCTCGACGCCGACCGTGCGGCGTCGCTCGCGGCCGATTACGGCACCGAGCGCACCGCGACGACGACCGACCACGAGACGCTCGTCGGGACGGACGGTCTCGACGCCGTCTACGTGGGCGTCCCGCCGCTCGCGCACCGCGAAGTGGTCGCGGACGCGCTCGCGGCCGACAGGCACGTGATCTGTGAGAAGCCGATCGCGGCCGACGCGGAGACGGGCCGAGAGCTCGTCGACCTCGCCGCGGAGACGGACCGCGTCACGGCCGTGAACCTCCCGTTCCGCTACACGCCGGGGTTCGTTCGGCTGCGGGAGCTGGTCGCCGCCGGCGCGGTCGGTGATCCCCGTCGAGTCGAGCTTCGGTTCCGGTTCCCCGAGTGGCCCCGCGAGTGGCAGGACGTGGCGTGGCTGGAGTCGCGCGAGCAGGGCGGCCCGCTGCGCGAGGTCGGGACGCACTTCCTGTTCGGCGTTCAGGAGCTGTTCGGTCCCGTCGAGTCCGTTTCCGCGGACGTCGGCTACTCTGGACCGAACGCCTACGAGGACGACGTCGTCGGCACCTTCCGAGCCGACGGCGTCCGCGGGACGATCGACCTGCTGTGCGACCACGAGGGCGACGAGGAAAACGTCATCACGGTCGTCGGCGACGAGGCGTCGCTGTCGCTGACCGAGTGGTACCGGCTCGTTCGGAACCGCGGCCGCGAGGACGAGACGACGCTGGTCGACGAGCGCGGCGACACCGTGAGCGACCTCCTGACGGAGTTCGCGGACGCGGCCGACGGCGACGGCGGCGACCTCGTCTCGTTCGCGGAAGCGACCCGCGTTCAGGAGGTGCTCGACGCGATCCACGCCTCCGAGGGCGACCGCGTTCGTCCGGGAGCAGACGGCGACGGGACATAA
- a CDS encoding universal stress protein: MSYLVATDGSTESDEAVRYAARQAVAFYETLEIAHVLTPDSELVDGTIVLPGEDAAVEAGEGVLESARSIAEEAIDDESIDVETQLLTGRPADAITEYAAEEPVDAIYVGHRGLSEEREQVVGSVAKSVVDKADVPVTVIR; the protein is encoded by the coding sequence ATGAGCTACCTCGTTGCGACCGACGGGTCGACGGAGAGCGACGAAGCCGTCCGGTACGCGGCGCGGCAGGCGGTCGCGTTCTACGAGACGCTCGAAATCGCTCACGTGTTGACACCCGACTCGGAGCTGGTCGACGGGACGATCGTCCTCCCGGGCGAGGACGCCGCGGTCGAGGCCGGCGAAGGCGTCTTGGAGAGCGCCCGGTCGATCGCGGAAGAGGCTATCGACGACGAGTCGATCGACGTGGAAACCCAACTGCTCACCGGGCGCCCCGCCGACGCGATCACCGAGTACGCGGCCGAGGAGCCGGTCGACGCGATCTACGTCGGCCACCGCGGGCTGAGCGAGGAGCGCGAGCAGGTGGTCGGCAGCGTCGCGAAGAGCGTCGTCGACAAGGCCGACGTGCCCGTGACGGTGATCCGGTAG
- a CDS encoding sulfurtransferase: protein MSEDVLVTADWVEERLDTFQEDDSDHRLVEINNPTVTDESEYTPYEEGHIPGALDFEWDAVFTDETERDIVSKEDFAARNGEGGIDADTTVVVYGGGRVPNWFALFGYWIYKYYGHDDIRVIDGGKGYWVGNDYPLSTEEPDFTPREYEARGPFESVRAYKDDIDKAIEEGIPMVDVRSPEEFSGEVIAPEGLNETAQRGGHIPGASSVPIGTTLNDDGTFKSAEELTELYGDAGVDGDESTITYCRVGERSSIEWFLLHELLDYDDVRNYDGSWTEWGNLVGAPIETGE, encoded by the coding sequence ATGTCTGAAGACGTACTCGTCACGGCAGACTGGGTAGAAGAGCGCCTCGACACCTTTCAGGAAGACGACTCCGACCACCGGTTAGTCGAGATCAACAACCCGACCGTCACCGACGAGTCGGAGTACACGCCCTATGAGGAGGGCCACATCCCCGGCGCGCTCGACTTCGAGTGGGACGCGGTGTTCACCGACGAGACCGAGCGCGACATCGTCTCGAAGGAGGACTTCGCGGCGCGAAACGGCGAGGGAGGGATCGACGCCGACACGACGGTCGTCGTGTACGGCGGCGGCCGCGTCCCGAACTGGTTCGCGCTGTTCGGCTACTGGATCTACAAGTACTACGGTCACGACGACATCCGCGTGATCGACGGCGGGAAGGGATACTGGGTCGGCAACGACTATCCGCTCTCGACCGAGGAGCCCGACTTCACGCCGCGCGAGTACGAGGCCCGCGGTCCCTTCGAGAGCGTCCGCGCCTACAAGGACGACATCGATAAGGCGATCGAGGAGGGGATCCCGATGGTCGACGTGCGCTCCCCCGAGGAGTTCTCCGGCGAGGTCATCGCCCCCGAGGGACTCAACGAGACCGCCCAGCGCGGCGGCCACATCCCCGGCGCGAGCAGCGTCCCGATCGGGACCACACTGAACGACGACGGCACGTTCAAGAGCGCCGAGGAGCTGACGGAGCTATACGGTGACGCCGGCGTCGACGGCGACGAGTCGACGATCACCTACTGCCGCGTCGGCGAGCGCTCGTCGATCGAGTGGTTCCTCCTGCACGAGCTGCTCGACTACGACGACGTCCGCAACTACGACGGCTCGTGGACCGAGTGGGGCAACCTCGTCGGCGCGCCGATCGAGACGGGCGAGTAG
- a CDS encoding acetyl-CoA hydrolase/transferase C-terminal domain-containing protein, with amino-acid sequence MSRGPDRRPVERRLHGDPPIVDAEAAAAALDADATVLISGFGSVGYPKAIPLALASDSRDLSLTLVASGKVGDEIDVDLVGSGQVERRFSYQSSRVAREKTDAREIAFSDRNASSIGDEVQYGGLVDPDVAVVEAVAVGEDWFVPSTSLGQVPAFVEAADALYVELNRHQPLELQALHDVYRPDAPPDRGPVPLSSPGDRIGTAHVEFDPEKLTGVVETETPDSTYTFRDPTDDDLAIAAHLGSFLREELERSSVFDEAVHLQFGVGSLGNALMGELQALDFGDREVVYFGELIQDGLFDMLDAGELEAASATSLALTDEGQERLFEDVERYAEDVVLRPADVSNHPGLIDQFGVIGVNSAIEFDLYGNVNSTHVHGERMINGVGGSADFNRNSLITVCALPSALNDGTVSRIVPQTFHVDHTEHDVDVFVTEQGAADVRGLSPVERAELIVERCAHPEFAPKLRSYLDDVRERQYHIPQDVERAAEWFE; translated from the coding sequence ATGAGCCGAGGTCCCGACCGGCGGCCGGTCGAGCGCCGGCTCCACGGCGACCCGCCGATCGTCGACGCGGAGGCGGCGGCCGCCGCGCTCGACGCCGACGCGACGGTGCTCATCAGCGGCTTCGGCAGCGTCGGCTACCCGAAGGCGATCCCGCTCGCGCTGGCGTCCGACTCCCGCGACCTATCGCTTACGCTCGTCGCCAGCGGAAAGGTCGGCGACGAGATCGACGTCGATCTCGTCGGCTCCGGACAGGTCGAGCGACGCTTCTCTTACCAGTCGTCGCGGGTCGCCCGCGAGAAGACGGACGCCCGCGAGATCGCGTTCAGTGACCGCAACGCCTCCTCCATCGGCGACGAGGTCCAGTACGGCGGGCTCGTCGACCCCGATGTCGCCGTCGTTGAGGCGGTCGCGGTCGGCGAGGACTGGTTCGTCCCCTCCACGTCGCTCGGACAGGTGCCCGCGTTCGTCGAGGCCGCGGACGCGCTATACGTCGAGCTGAACCGCCACCAGCCGCTCGAGCTACAGGCGCTCCACGACGTGTACCGGCCCGACGCGCCGCCGGACCGGGGGCCCGTTCCGCTCTCTTCCCCCGGCGACCGAATCGGGACCGCACACGTCGAGTTCGACCCCGAGAAGCTTACAGGCGTCGTCGAGACGGAGACACCCGACTCGACGTACACGTTTCGGGACCCGACCGACGACGACCTCGCGATCGCCGCCCACCTCGGATCCTTCCTCCGCGAGGAGCTGGAGCGCTCGTCAGTCTTCGACGAGGCGGTCCACCTCCAGTTCGGCGTCGGCTCGCTCGGTAACGCCCTGATGGGCGAGCTGCAGGCGCTCGACTTCGGCGACCGCGAGGTGGTCTACTTCGGCGAGCTCATCCAGGACGGCCTCTTCGACATGCTCGACGCCGGGGAGCTGGAGGCCGCGAGCGCCACGTCGCTCGCACTCACCGACGAGGGTCAAGAGCGCCTCTTCGAGGACGTCGAGCGCTACGCCGAGGACGTGGTGCTCCGACCGGCCGACGTCTCCAACCACCCGGGGCTCATCGACCAGTTCGGCGTGATCGGCGTGAACAGCGCCATCGAGTTCGACCTCTACGGCAATGTCAACTCCACGCACGTCCACGGCGAGCGTATGATAAACGGCGTCGGCGGCTCGGCCGACTTCAATCGGAACTCCCTGATCACCGTCTGCGCGCTCCCCTCGGCGCTGAACGACGGCACGGTCTCGCGGATCGTCCCGCAGACGTTCCACGTCGACCACACCGAACACGATGTCGATGTCTTCGTCACCGAGCAGGGCGCCGCCGACGTGCGCGGCCTGTCACCGGTCGAGCGCGCCGAGCTGATCGTCGAGCGGTGCGCACATCCCGAGTTC